In Fusarium oxysporum f. sp. lycopersici 4287 chromosome 2, whole genome shotgun sequence, a genomic segment contains:
- a CDS encoding hypothetical protein (At least one base has a quality score < 10), giving the protein MLYGWQEAMAQTPGLDTGPVTAPSATTATKKTKDAAAEKTPRTKPQMIRLAEDDPRFTEWKVKLGILLKQELCPNPDEGNPWLVNFPRGYWLYEKSKHLWVSGYPIKVKLFKSPQEFAVHLIWLLSTSMDYRDCCCAHCNGFNSIKGGIGADDALIITHEPIKADKIPPKVTPVPLPPMPGQASQKPNQVTPRSQSTQSTPATTAQNSPAPTPVPATSTPIQQHIQHRPPIQLQEQALQPQPQSQPQNQPPLQQQPPQIQQPQPQAQQQIQQQAPPLTQTQPPPVQWSLKSPVLFRSGELVWYLNGNAWRLGVIASSTASHHEVMPIGHGIVQQNNVNKTEGEMRPFYAFTVPPVNLPELKDKEYDGVSWEALFQSTADGNRREMIALDASKMAAVKIDYSYSLWSKISEEPNFKRVTYWGCFFGAERIEIGDAMRLRSIPAELNVPAETCVLGLRRIFTTSDFPGAVFFVGHIYQLVSEDQSNIVRDEHLPVALRNESQWRHSVGAQRWRYALIKENVVFKEQSIRGRFYPTHRLMPILNSNEFQNSIIQRRVDEQHAHLNNRMDGVGRYLGRKINRLDTLGASVTHTARISLEPFIKEGDQPLGVRDVGDTLPIYGMESHVPEGVDNTE; this is encoded by the exons ATGTTGTACGGGTGGCAAGAAGCGATGGCTCAGACACCGGGCCTGGATACTGGCCCAGTCACAGCACCATCCGCCACGACTGCCACTAAGAAGACAAAGGATGCTGCGGCTGAGAAAACACCAAGGACCAAACCTCAGATGATTCGATTAGCCGAAGACGACCCAAGATTCACAGAGTGGAAAGTCAAACTCGGGATTCTGCTGAAGCAAGAGCTATGTCCGAACCCCGATG AGGGGAATCCGTGGCTAGTGAACTTCCCACGAGGTTACTGGCTATACGAGAAGTCTAAACATCTTTGGGTTTCGGGGTATCCTATCAAGGTGAAGCTTTTCAAGAGCCCGCAGGAATTTGCAGTGCACCTGATATGGTTGCTCTCAACATCGATGGACTACCGAGACTGTTGCTGTGCGCACTGCAACGGTTTCAACTCAATCAAAGGGGGCATCGGTGCTGACGACGCGTTGATCATCACCCATGAACCTATCAAAGCCGATAAGATCCCGCCCAAGGTCACTCCTGTTCCACTCCCTCCAATGCCTGGACAGGCATCTCAGAAACCGAACCAAGTTACACCACGATCACAGTCTACACAGTCTACGCCGGCTACTACAGCACAAAACTCACCAGCACCGACGCCGGTCCCTGCAACTTCAACCCCAATACAACAGCATATTCAACACCGACCCCCGATTCAACTACAGGAGCAGGCGCTCCAACCccagcctcaatctcaacccCAAAATCAACCACCacttcagcagcagccacCTCAAATTCAACAACCCCAGCCTCAAGCACAGCAGCAGattcaacaacaagctcCACCTCTTACTCAAACACAGCCCCCACCGGTTCAGTGGTCACTAAAATCACCTGTACTGTTCAGGTCAGGAGAGCTGGTCTGGTATCTGAACGGTAATGCATGGCGCCTTGGAGTCATTGCTTCATCCACTGCCAGCCATCATGAGGTTATGCCCATCGGTCATGGCATCGTCCAACAAAACAATGTGAACAAAACAGAGGGAGAAATGCGACCCTTTTATGCCTTCACCGTACCGCCTGTCAACCTCCCCGAATTGAAGGACAAGGAATACGATGGTGTTTCATGGGAGGCTCTCTTCCAAAGTACCGCAGATGGGAACCGTCGAGAGATGATTGCACTCGACGCTTCCAAGATGGCAGCTGTGAAGATTGACTACTCGTACTCCCTGTGGTCCAAAATCTCCGAAGAGCCGAACTTCAAGAGGGTTACGTACTGGGGTTGCTTTTTTGGGGCTGAGCGCATCGAGATTGGCGACGCAATGCGGCTCAGATCAATTCCAGCTGAGTTGAACGTCCCGGCCGAGACGTGCGTCCTGGGTCTCCGGCGCATCTTCACCACCTCGGACTTCCCTGGCGCCGTCTTTTTCGTCGGCCATATCTACCAGCTCGTATCTGAAGACCAGTCAAACATTGTCCGGGATGAACACCTTCCCGTGGCGTTACGAAATGAGAGCCAGTGGCGCCATTCGGTCGGGGCACAGCGCTGGCGCTACGCACTGATCAAAGAGAACGTCGTGTTCAAGGAACAGTCGATTAGAGGTCGATTTTACCCAACGCACCGTCTCATGCCCATCCTCAACTCGAACGAATTCCAAAACTCCATTATTCAACGTAGAGTGGATGAACAGCATGCCCATCTCAACAACCGAATGGATGGTGTGGGTAGGTATCTTGGTCGAAAGATCAACCGGCTTGATACCCTTGGTGCTTCGGTGACCCATACAGCTAGGATCAGTCTTGAGCCGTTCATTAAGGAAGGAGACCAGCCTCTGGGAGTGAGGGATGTTGGAGACACTCTGCCCATATACGGTATGGAATCACATGTGCCCGAGGGAGTGGATAACACGGAGTGA